A single genomic interval of Pseudoroseomonas cervicalis harbors:
- a CDS encoding catalase, translating into MSETQRPTLTTTAGAPVPDNQNSLSAGPRGPLLLQDYQLIEKLAHQNRERIPERVVHAKGSGAYGTLTITNDITKYTKAKLFDGIGKQTEVLLRFSTVAGERGAADAERDVRGFALKFYTEEGNWDLVGNNTPVFFIRDPVKFPDFIRTQKRHPATNMRSPTAMWDFWSLSPESLHQVTILFSDRGLPQGYRFVNGYGSHTFSFWNDAGERYWVKFHFKCMQGIKTWTNDEGNAVIAHDRESSQRDLYEAIERGEFPRWRMCVQIMPELDAEKTAYNPFDLTKVWPHADYPLIEVGILELNRNAKHYFAEIEQSSFSPSNIVPGIGFSPDKMLQGRIFAYADAHRYRVGTHYEALPVNRPKAQVHHYHADGAMRFDAPVGTDAYYEPNSFNGPVEAKSAQEPPLRITGDADRYNHREGNDDYSQPRALFHLLGAEQQQRLFKNIAGAMQGVPQFIIDRQLGHFEKVDPAYAAGVAEALKHLQPEADSAPTNAQAAE; encoded by the coding sequence ATGTCCGAGACCCAGCGCCCGACCCTGACCACCACCGCCGGCGCCCCGGTGCCCGACAACCAGAATTCGCTCTCCGCCGGGCCGCGCGGCCCGCTGCTGCTGCAGGACTACCAGCTGATCGAGAAGCTGGCGCACCAGAACCGCGAGCGCATCCCCGAGCGCGTGGTGCATGCCAAGGGCTCCGGCGCCTATGGCACCCTGACCATCACCAACGACATCACGAAATACACCAAGGCGAAGCTGTTCGACGGCATCGGCAAGCAGACTGAGGTTCTGCTGCGCTTCTCCACCGTCGCCGGCGAGCGCGGCGCGGCCGATGCCGAGCGCGATGTGCGCGGCTTCGCGCTGAAATTCTACACCGAGGAGGGCAATTGGGACCTCGTCGGCAACAACACGCCGGTCTTCTTCATCCGCGACCCGGTGAAGTTCCCCGATTTCATCCGCACCCAGAAGCGCCACCCGGCGACCAATATGCGCTCGCCGACCGCCATGTGGGATTTCTGGTCGCTCTCGCCCGAGAGCCTGCACCAGGTGACCATCCTGTTCAGCGATCGCGGCCTGCCGCAGGGCTACCGCTTCGTGAACGGCTATGGCAGCCACACCTTCTCCTTCTGGAACGATGCCGGCGAGCGCTACTGGGTGAAGTTCCACTTCAAGTGCATGCAGGGCATCAAGACCTGGACGAATGACGAGGGCAACGCCGTCATCGCGCATGACCGCGAGAGCTCGCAGCGCGACCTGTACGAGGCGATCGAGCGGGGCGAATTCCCGCGCTGGCGCATGTGCGTGCAGATCATGCCGGAGCTGGATGCGGAGAAGACCGCCTACAACCCCTTCGACCTGACCAAGGTCTGGCCGCATGCCGACTACCCGCTGATCGAGGTCGGCATCCTCGAGCTGAACCGCAACGCCAAGCACTATTTCGCCGAGATCGAGCAATCCTCCTTCTCGCCCTCGAACATCGTGCCCGGCATCGGCTTCTCGCCGGACAAGATGCTGCAGGGCCGCATCTTCGCCTATGCGGATGCGCATCGCTACCGCGTCGGCACGCATTACGAGGCGCTGCCGGTGAACCGCCCGAAGGCGCAGGTGCATCACTACCACGCCGATGGCGCCATGCGCTTCGACGCGCCGGTGGGGACGGATGCCTATTACGAGCCGAACTCCTTCAACGGCCCGGTCGAGGCGAAATCCGCCCAGGAGCCGCCGCTGCGCATCACCGGCGATGCCGACCGCTACAACCACCGCGAGGGCAATGACGATTACAGCCAGCCCCGCGCGCTGTTCCACCTGCTCGGCGCCGAGCAGCAGCAGCGGCTGTTCAAGAATATCGCCGGCGCCATGCAGGGCGTGCCGCAATTCATCATCGACCGGCAGCTCGGGCATTTCGAGAAGGTGGACCCGGCCTATGCCGCCGGTGTGGCCGAGGCGCTGAAGCATCTGCAGCCGGAAGCGGATTCCGCGCCGACCAACGCGCAGGCCGCCGAGTGA
- a CDS encoding LysR substrate-binding domain-containing protein gives MPAPPSTLAGLSLRDLEYAVTVAEMRHFGRAAERCGVSQPALSEQIRKLEALLGVALFERAARRVEVTPQGEALLAQARAVTRAARGLLDLAQQQAEPLSGPLRLGVIATLGPYYLPGVLRAVRDRFPRLVLRLQEGRTAALVAALEQGELDAALIALPAPSDSLAAAPLFFEPFLLACPQGHGLLDQPELTLADLRGSDLLLLEEGHCLRDQALSLCAVPRGERDSRFATSLEMLRHMIAAGEGISLLPQLAAQGRSDLGGLVALRRLEDAEAGRRIGLVWRGTDPRRESFRALAGFLRETAPLPPAPDGVPG, from the coding sequence ATGCCGGCCCCCCCTTCGACGCTCGCAGGCCTGTCCCTGCGCGACCTGGAATATGCCGTGACCGTTGCGGAAATGCGACATTTCGGTCGTGCCGCGGAGCGCTGCGGCGTCAGCCAGCCGGCGCTGTCCGAGCAGATCCGCAAGCTGGAGGCGCTGCTGGGCGTCGCCCTGTTCGAGCGCGCCGCCCGCCGGGTGGAGGTGACCCCGCAGGGCGAGGCGCTGCTGGCCCAGGCCCGGGCGGTGACGCGCGCCGCGCGCGGGCTGCTCGACCTGGCCCAGCAGCAGGCCGAGCCGCTCTCGGGCCCGCTGCGACTGGGGGTGATCGCGACCCTCGGCCCCTATTACCTGCCCGGCGTGCTGCGCGCGGTGCGCGACCGCTTCCCCCGGCTGGTGCTGCGGCTGCAGGAGGGGCGCACCGCCGCCCTGGTGGCGGCGCTGGAGCAGGGCGAGCTGGATGCGGCGCTGATCGCCCTGCCGGCGCCCTCCGACAGCCTGGCCGCCGCGCCGCTCTTCTTCGAGCCCTTCCTGCTGGCCTGCCCGCAGGGGCATGGGCTGCTCGACCAGCCGGAGCTGACGCTGGCCGATCTGCGCGGTAGCGACCTGCTGCTGCTGGAGGAGGGGCATTGCCTGCGCGACCAGGCGCTCTCCCTCTGCGCCGTGCCGCGCGGCGAGCGCGACAGCCGCTTCGCCACCAGCCTGGAGATGCTGCGCCACATGATCGCCGCCGGGGAGGGGATCTCCCTGCTGCCGCAGCTGGCGGCGCAGGGGCGCAGCGATCTGGGCGGGCTGGTGGCGCTGCGCCGGCTGGAGGATGCCGAGGCCGGGCGGCGCATCGGCCTGGTCTGGCGCGGCACCGACCCGCGTCGGGAGAGTTTTCGCGCGCTGGCCGGCTTCCTGCGCGAGACGGCGCCGCTGCCGCCGGCGCCCGATGGCGTCCCCGGCTGA
- a CDS encoding ABC transporter substrate-binding protein — translation MNTISLRRALLGAGFVLAAGLAAKPAAAQGSLNIYCSALVEWCQAAANAFARETGIRVNMSQKGSGEVLAQIRAEAQNPRGDIWYGGTGDPHLQAAEDNLSAEYRSPLLDQLHDWAQKQARDSQYRTVGIYAGALGFGFNTELLARRGITPPACWRDLLTGPFRNEIQMANPQSSGTAYVMIATMVQVMGEEPAFDYLRQLHRNINAYPRSGTAPVKAVARGETGVSISFVHDVVTERLGGFPVGYAVPCEGTGYEIGSMSIIRGARNERNARRFYDWALSPEGQRVAAEAKSFQTPSNRNTPVPAEAPQMSQIRLIDYDFAKYGTSAERRRLIERWDREVNSLPR, via the coding sequence ATGAACACGATCTCGCTGCGCCGCGCCCTGCTGGGTGCCGGCTTTGTCCTGGCCGCCGGCCTGGCGGCCAAGCCCGCCGCCGCCCAGGGCAGCCTCAACATCTACTGCTCGGCGCTGGTCGAATGGTGCCAGGCGGCGGCCAATGCCTTCGCGCGTGAGACCGGCATCCGCGTCAACATGTCGCAGAAGGGCAGCGGCGAGGTGCTGGCGCAGATCCGCGCCGAGGCGCAGAACCCGCGCGGCGACATCTGGTATGGCGGCACCGGCGACCCGCATCTGCAGGCGGCCGAGGACAATCTGAGCGCCGAGTACCGTTCCCCCCTGCTCGACCAGCTGCATGACTGGGCGCAGAAGCAGGCGCGCGATTCCCAGTATCGCACGGTCGGCATCTATGCCGGCGCGCTGGGCTTCGGCTTCAACACCGAGCTGCTGGCCCGCCGCGGCATCACGCCCCCCGCCTGCTGGCGCGACCTGCTGACCGGGCCCTTCCGCAACGAGATCCAGATGGCCAACCCGCAATCCAGCGGCACCGCCTATGTGATGATCGCGACCATGGTGCAGGTGATGGGGGAGGAGCCGGCCTTCGACTATCTCCGCCAGCTGCACCGCAACATCAATGCCTATCCGCGCAGCGGCACGGCGCCGGTCAAGGCGGTGGCGCGGGGCGAGACGGGGGTCTCCATCTCCTTCGTGCATGACGTGGTGACCGAGCGGCTGGGCGGCTTCCCGGTGGGCTATGCGGTGCCCTGCGAGGGCACGGGCTACGAGATCGGCTCCATGTCGATCATCCGCGGCGCCCGCAATGAGCGCAATGCCCGCCGCTTCTATGACTGGGCGCTGTCGCCCGAGGGCCAGCGCGTCGCCGCCGAGGCGAAATCCTTCCAGACGCCGTCCAACCGCAACACCCCCGTGCCGGCCGAGGCGCCGCAGATGAGCCAGATCCGCCTGATCGACTACGACTTCGCCAAATACGGCACCAGCGCGGAGCGGCGGCGGCTGATCGAGCGCTGGGACCGCGAAGTCAACAGCCTGCCGCGCTGA
- a CDS encoding iron ABC transporter permease, with translation MRAAGLSGAAITLVAALLLPWYLLQDGILTTPLAGFAWLNDPDYAPALGQALSQGRWWLWPAVLAPALALAAGLAPLPRARRADLYLLAGGLGLLLLVAQGEAIGVRGWNHAWLEGLFGPMEDRQFGIGWGGAVVALGLCQVLAAGLAGRGAFRGDAFTASAAVAIGVGVLLFTFLPIAALLGDAFRDPAGAFSPLASAPRLLDDRLWGLGCLAGAPRCGVVWNTVFLATLVGFGTTALGLAFALLVTRGRLRYAAPLRWLTVLPIVTPPFILGLGLILIFGRSGLVSLAAANWFGIELGRWIYGLPGLLLAQLFAFTPIAFLVLIGVVEGLSPTLEEAASMLRASPEKTFRTVTLPLLMPGLANAFLLGFIESIADFGNAVVLGGSFNVLATEIFFAVVGAQADPGRAAALSLVLLALACLIFIAQQRLTGGRKSFVSIGGKGDSGLPPALPPRIRRLCLSLALPWAGLTIALYVLAISGAFVEIWGRDYTPTLRHMVKAFDFEWADGLQLTGMAWNSVLTTLELSAIAAPITAMLGILAAWLFSRTRFAGRGVLEFATLLSFAVPGTVIGVAYLRAFNLPPLELAGTGAIIVLCFIFRNLPVGLRSGMAAMAQIDRSLDEASHTLGGGGMDAFRRVLMPLLRPALIAGLTYAFVRAMTTISAVIFLVTAETELATVFIVNRVINGDYGLAIAVAVALIVLMLAVLGLAQLAVGRRRIGRRAATPVAGTAA, from the coding sequence ATGCGCGCAGCCGGCCTGTCCGGCGCGGCGATCACCCTGGTCGCCGCGCTGCTCCTGCCCTGGTACCTGCTCCAGGACGGGATCCTCACGACTCCCCTGGCCGGCTTCGCCTGGCTGAACGACCCCGATTACGCCCCGGCCCTGGGCCAGGCGCTGAGCCAGGGCCGCTGGTGGCTCTGGCCCGCGGTGCTGGCCCCGGCGCTGGCGCTGGCGGCGGGGCTCGCCCCCCTGCCGCGTGCCCGCCGCGCCGATCTCTATCTGTTGGCGGGCGGGCTCGGCCTGCTGCTTCTGGTGGCGCAGGGCGAGGCCATCGGCGTGCGCGGCTGGAACCATGCCTGGCTGGAAGGCCTGTTCGGCCCGATGGAGGACCGGCAATTCGGCATCGGCTGGGGCGGCGCCGTCGTGGCGCTGGGCCTCTGCCAGGTGCTGGCGGCGGGGCTGGCCGGGCGCGGCGCCTTCCGCGGCGATGCCTTCACCGCCAGCGCGGCGGTGGCCATCGGCGTCGGCGTGCTGCTCTTCACCTTCCTGCCCATCGCGGCGCTGCTGGGCGATGCCTTCCGCGACCCGGCGGGCGCCTTCAGCCCGCTGGCCTCGGCGCCGCGGCTGCTGGATGACCGGCTCTGGGGGCTGGGCTGCCTGGCGGGCGCGCCGCGCTGCGGCGTGGTGTGGAACACCGTCTTCCTGGCCACGCTGGTGGGCTTCGGCACCACCGCCCTCGGCCTCGCCTTCGCCCTGCTGGTCACCCGCGGGCGGCTGCGCTACGCGGCGCCGCTGCGCTGGCTGACCGTGCTGCCCATCGTCACGCCGCCCTTCATCCTGGGCCTCGGGCTGATCCTGATCTTCGGCCGCTCCGGCCTGGTCTCGCTGGCGGCGGCCAACTGGTTCGGCATCGAGCTCGGCCGCTGGATCTATGGCCTGCCGGGCCTGCTGCTGGCGCAGCTCTTCGCCTTCACCCCGATCGCCTTCCTGGTGCTGATCGGCGTGGTCGAGGGGCTGTCGCCGACGCTCGAGGAAGCGGCGTCGATGCTGCGCGCCTCGCCGGAGAAGACCTTCCGCACCGTCACCCTGCCGCTGCTGATGCCGGGGCTGGCCAATGCCTTCCTGCTCGGCTTCATCGAGAGCATCGCCGATTTCGGCAATGCCGTGGTGCTGGGCGGCAGCTTCAACGTGCTGGCCACCGAGATCTTCTTCGCGGTGGTCGGCGCCCAGGCCGATCCGGGCCGGGCGGCGGCGCTGTCGCTGGTGCTGCTGGCGCTGGCCTGCCTGATCTTCATCGCGCAGCAGCGGCTGACAGGCGGCCGCAAATCCTTCGTCTCGATCGGCGGCAAGGGCGATTCCGGCCTGCCGCCGGCGCTGCCGCCGCGCATCCGCCGGCTGTGCCTGTCCCTGGCGCTGCCCTGGGCGGGGCTGACCATCGCGCTCTATGTGCTGGCCATCTCCGGCGCCTTCGTCGAGATCTGGGGCCGCGACTACACGCCGACGCTGCGCCACATGGTCAAGGCCTTCGACTTCGAATGGGCGGACGGGCTGCAGCTGACCGGCATGGCCTGGAACAGCGTGCTGACCACGCTGGAGCTCTCGGCCATCGCCGCCCCCATCACCGCCATGCTCGGCATCCTGGCGGCCTGGCTGTTCAGCCGCACCCGCTTCGCCGGGCGGGGCGTCCTGGAATTCGCGACCCTGCTCTCCTTCGCCGTGCCCGGCACGGTGATCGGCGTCGCCTATCTGCGCGCCTTCAACCTCCCCCCGCTGGAGCTGGCGGGGACGGGGGCGATCATCGTGCTCTGCTTCATCTTCCGCAATCTGCCGGTGGGCTTGCGCTCCGGCATGGCGGCGATGGCGCAGATCGACCGCTCGCTGGACGAGGCCTCGCACACGCTGGGCGGCGGTGGCATGGACGCCTTCCGCCGCGTGCTGATGCCGCTGCTGCGCCCCGCGCTGATCGCCGGCCTCACCTACGCCTTCGTCCGCGCCATGACGACGATCAGCGCGGTCATCTTCCTCGTCACCGCCGAGACCGAGCTGGCGACCGTCTTCATCGTCAACCGCGTCATCAATGGCGATTACGGCCTGGCCATTGCCGTCGCCGTCGCGCTGATCGTGCTGATGCTGGCCGTGCTCGGCCTGGCGCAGCTGGCGGTCGGCCGCCGCCGCATCGGCCGCCGCGCCGCCACTCCCGTTGCAGGAACCGCCGCATGA
- a CDS encoding ABC transporter ATP-binding protein translates to MSRAAEIRFNNVVKRFGTATAVRNVSFTIPAGQLCTLLGPSGCGKTTILRMVAGLEYPTEGQVMIGGRDVSGLPPAERDVSMVFQSYALFPHMSVLENVAYGLTVSGRPKREAMEAAKAALNSVGLAGFDARLPSELSGGQQQRVAVARALVLEPSVLLFDEPLSNLDARLRRHMREEIRELQQRLGVTVVYVTHDQSEALAISDKIIVMNNAVIAQEGTPSELYEAPRNAFVAGFIGDANQLPVTIGRIEGELAEVVLGQARLMLPHRGRAPGAAQVALRPEAVRLLPPDAPEAATTGRVAKAAYLGGIMEYTVETKLGPVFITAPASGPHLAAGDAVGIGVGGSGIAVLAE, encoded by the coding sequence ATGAGCCGCGCCGCCGAGATCCGCTTCAACAACGTCGTCAAGCGCTTCGGCACGGCGACCGCGGTGCGGAACGTGTCCTTCACCATCCCCGCCGGGCAGCTCTGCACGCTGCTCGGCCCCTCGGGCTGCGGCAAGACGACAATCCTGCGCATGGTGGCCGGGCTGGAATACCCGACCGAGGGCCAGGTGATGATCGGCGGCCGCGACGTCTCCGGCCTGCCGCCGGCCGAGCGCGACGTCTCCATGGTGTTCCAGTCCTACGCGCTGTTCCCGCATATGAGCGTGCTGGAGAATGTCGCCTATGGCCTGACCGTCTCCGGCCGCCCGAAGCGGGAGGCGATGGAGGCGGCGAAGGCCGCGCTGAACTCGGTGGGGCTGGCCGGTTTCGACGCCCGCCTGCCCTCCGAGCTGTCGGGCGGCCAGCAGCAGCGCGTCGCGGTGGCGCGCGCGCTGGTGCTGGAACCCTCCGTGCTGCTGTTCGACGAGCCGCTCTCCAATCTCGACGCTCGGCTCCGCCGCCACATGCGCGAGGAGATCCGCGAGCTGCAGCAGCGCCTCGGCGTCACGGTGGTCTATGTGACGCATGACCAGAGCGAGGCGCTGGCGATCAGCGACAAGATCATCGTCATGAACAATGCGGTGATCGCGCAGGAGGGCACACCCTCCGAGCTCTATGAGGCGCCGCGCAACGCCTTCGTCGCCGGCTTCATCGGCGATGCCAACCAGCTGCCGGTGACGATCGGCCGCATCGAGGGCGAGCTGGCCGAGGTGGTGCTGGGCCAGGCGCGGCTGATGCTGCCGCATCGCGGCCGGGCCCCGGGTGCCGCGCAGGTGGCGCTGCGGCCCGAGGCGGTGCGCCTGCTGCCCCCCGATGCGCCGGAGGCCGCGACCACCGGCCGCGTCGCCAAGGCCGCCTATCTCGGCGGCATCATGGAGTACACGGTGGAGACGAAGCTGGGCCCGGTCTTCATCACCGCGCCGGCGTCAGGCCCGCATCTGGCGGCGGGCGATGCGGTGGGCATCGGCGTCGGTGGCAGCGGCATCGCCGTGCTGGCGGAGTGA
- a CDS encoding cysteine hydrolase family protein: MAAKRGLRYGPLGARCHHLCVDMQNLFAEGSAWHTPWMARVLPVVERLAEAQPAQTIFTRFIPQPRPGEGKGAWRRYYENWPQMTLQALPPDAVELLPSLRRFTPPAPVIDKTVYSPWLEDGLETLLQERGVDTLIISGAETDVCVLAAVLGAVDRGYRVVVPVDAICSSSDRTHDALLTLYQERFGQQIEAAATEEILRAWP, from the coding sequence ATGGCCGCGAAACGCGGGCTCCGCTACGGCCCCTTGGGGGCGCGTTGCCACCATCTCTGCGTCGACATGCAGAACCTCTTCGCCGAAGGCTCCGCCTGGCACACGCCCTGGATGGCGCGTGTGCTGCCGGTGGTGGAGCGGCTGGCGGAGGCGCAGCCGGCGCAGACCATCTTCACCCGCTTCATCCCGCAGCCCCGCCCCGGCGAGGGCAAGGGCGCCTGGCGCCGCTACTACGAGAACTGGCCGCAGATGACGCTGCAGGCGCTGCCGCCGGACGCGGTGGAGCTGCTGCCCAGCCTGCGCCGCTTCACCCCGCCGGCGCCGGTCATCGACAAGACGGTGTATTCGCCCTGGCTGGAGGACGGGCTGGAGACGCTGCTGCAGGAGCGGGGCGTGGACACGCTGATCATCAGCGGGGCGGAGACGGATGTCTGCGTGCTGGCCGCCGTGCTGGGCGCGGTGGATCGCGGCTATCGCGTGGTGGTGCCGGTGGATGCTATCTGCTCCTCCTCCGACCGCACGCATGACGCGCTGCTGACGCTCTACCAGGAGCGCTTCGGCCAGCAGATCGAGGCCGCGGCGACGGAGGAGATTCTCCGCGCCTGGCCGTGA
- a CDS encoding NAD(+) synthase has translation MSFLSLYRHGFARVAACTTRCSIAHPAANAAAMLEAARRAHEQGAALVVFPELGLSGYAIDDLLLQDTLLDAVEQALATMLAESAGLRPLLLVGAPLRHQGRLYNCAVAMQGGRLLGVTPKQHLPNYREFYEHRHFASGQGMAGSIRLLGQEVPFGGDLIYRAEDVPGLTIHAEICEDFWVPIPPSSQAALAGAVVLANLSASNITVGKAETRRLLCQSQSARCLGAYLYAAAGAGESTTDLAWDGQVSIFENGAVLAESERFPEGEQMVLADIDLDLLRQERSRQGTFDDNRRGFGAPFREIAFRLDPPQGDIGFLRALERFPFVPADAARLHQDCYEAYNIQVAGLVQRCQATRNRKIIIGVSGGLDSTQALIVAAHAMDVMGRPRSDIIAYTMPGFGTSAGTKTNAHALMASLGVTAHELDIRPAARQMLADLGHPFAQGEPVYDVTFENVQAGLRTDYLFRAANRHGGMVLGTGDLSELALGWCTYGVGDQMSHYNVNAGVPKTLIQHLIRWVIQSGQFSAEVGTTLQAILETEISPELIPADGESQALQSTEAKIGPYALQDFHLFYTLRYGFRPSKIAFLALQAWGDAARGHWPPGFPEERRNTYDLATIRHWLEVFLQRFFGFAQFKRSALPNGPKVVAGGSLSPRGDWRAPSDGNAEIWLEELRRNVPEA, from the coding sequence ATGAGCTTCCTCTCCCTCTACCGCCACGGCTTCGCCCGCGTCGCCGCCTGCACCACGCGCTGCAGCATCGCCCATCCGGCGGCGAATGCCGCCGCCATGCTGGAGGCCGCCCGCCGCGCGCATGAGCAGGGCGCGGCGCTGGTGGTGTTCCCGGAGCTGGGCCTGTCCGGCTACGCCATCGACGATCTGCTGCTGCAGGACACGCTGCTGGACGCGGTGGAGCAGGCGCTGGCCACCATGCTGGCGGAGAGCGCGGGGCTGCGGCCGCTGCTGCTGGTGGGCGCGCCGCTGCGCCACCAGGGGCGGCTCTACAATTGCGCCGTGGCCATGCAGGGCGGCAGGCTGCTCGGCGTCACGCCGAAGCAGCATCTGCCGAACTACCGCGAATTCTACGAGCACCGGCATTTCGCCTCCGGCCAGGGCATGGCGGGCAGCATCCGCCTGCTGGGGCAGGAGGTGCCCTTCGGCGGCGATTTGATCTACCGCGCCGAGGATGTGCCGGGCCTCACCATCCATGCCGAGATCTGCGAGGATTTCTGGGTGCCGATCCCGCCCAGTTCGCAGGCGGCGCTGGCCGGCGCCGTGGTGCTGGCCAATCTCTCGGCCAGCAACATCACCGTGGGCAAGGCGGAGACGCGGCGGCTGCTCTGCCAGTCGCAATCGGCGCGCTGCCTCGGCGCCTATCTCTACGCCGCCGCCGGCGCCGGCGAATCCACCACCGACCTCGCCTGGGACGGCCAGGTCTCGATCTTCGAGAATGGCGCGGTGCTGGCGGAGAGCGAGCGCTTCCCTGAGGGCGAGCAGATGGTGCTGGCCGATATCGATCTCGACCTGCTGCGGCAGGAGCGGTCGCGCCAGGGCACTTTCGACGACAACCGCCGCGGCTTCGGCGCTCCCTTCCGCGAGATTGCCTTCCGCCTCGACCCGCCGCAGGGCGATATCGGCTTCCTGCGCGCGCTGGAGCGTTTCCCCTTCGTGCCCGCCGATGCGGCGCGGCTGCACCAGGATTGCTACGAGGCCTACAACATCCAGGTCGCGGGGCTGGTGCAGCGCTGCCAGGCGACGCGCAACCGCAAGATCATCATCGGCGTCTCGGGCGGGCTGGATTCGACCCAGGCGCTGATCGTCGCGGCGCACGCGATGGATGTGATGGGGCGGCCGCGCAGCGACATCATCGCCTATACCATGCCCGGCTTCGGCACCAGCGCCGGCACCAAGACCAATGCGCATGCGCTGATGGCGAGCCTTGGCGTCACCGCGCATGAGCTGGATATCCGCCCCGCGGCCCGGCAGATGCTGGCCGATCTCGGCCATCCCTTCGCGCAGGGCGAGCCGGTCTATGACGTGACCTTCGAGAATGTCCAGGCCGGGCTGCGCACCGACTATCTGTTCCGCGCCGCCAACCGGCATGGCGGCATGGTGCTCGGCACCGGCGACCTGTCGGAGCTGGCGCTGGGCTGGTGCACCTATGGCGTGGGCGACCAGATGTCGCATTACAACGTCAATGCCGGCGTGCCGAAGACGCTGATCCAGCATCTGATCCGCTGGGTGATCCAGTCCGGCCAGTTCTCGGCGGAGGTCGGCACGACGCTGCAGGCGATCCTGGAGACGGAGATCTCGCCCGAGCTGATCCCGGCCGATGGCGAAAGCCAGGCGCTGCAGAGCACCGAGGCCAAGATCGGCCCCTATGCACTGCAGGATTTTCATCTGTTTTATACGCTGCGCTACGGCTTCCGGCCCTCGAAGATCGCTTTCCTGGCCTTGCAGGCCTGGGGCGATGCGGCACGCGGCCATTGGCCGCCGGGCTTCCCGGAGGAGCGGCGCAACACCTACGACCTGGCCACCATCCGCCATTGGCTGGAGGTGTTCCTGCAGCGCTTCTTCGGCTTCGCGCAGTTCAAGCGCTCGGCCCTGCCGAACGGGCCGAAGGTGGTGGCGGGCGGCTCGCTCTCGCCGCGCGGCGATTGGCGCGCGCCGTCCGATGGCAATGCGGAGATCTGGCTGGAGGAGCTGCGCCGCAACGTGCCCGAGGCCTGA
- a CDS encoding RES family NAD+ phosphorylase → MLLSATVYRAHHPRWSFDPLSGAGAARYGGRFNPRGMAALYTSLRFETAWREAQQGFAFKAQPLTLCAYRAECDDVLDLTDPATREAHGIRPGDLACAWEDLADRGIEPPSWRLARRLREAGIAAILVPSYAPGATPEDVNAVFWDWGEAAPHSLRLVDDERRLPRDDSSWR, encoded by the coding sequence GTGCTGCTCTCCGCCACGGTCTACCGCGCGCATCATCCGCGCTGGTCCTTCGACCCGCTCTCGGGTGCCGGGGCGGCGCGGTATGGCGGGCGCTTCAACCCGCGCGGTATGGCCGCCCTCTACACCTCGCTGCGCTTCGAGACCGCCTGGCGCGAGGCGCAGCAGGGCTTCGCCTTCAAGGCCCAGCCGCTGACACTTTGCGCCTATCGCGCCGAATGCGACGACGTGCTGGACCTGACCGACCCGGCCACGCGAGAGGCGCATGGCATCCGCCCTGGCGATCTCGCCTGCGCCTGGGAGGATCTGGCCGATCGCGGCATCGAGCCGCCGAGCTGGCGCCTGGCCCGGCGGCTGCGCGAGGCCGGCATCGCCGCCATCCTGGTGCCGAGCTACGCCCCCGGCGCCACGCCCGAGGATGTGAATGCCGTCTTCTGGGACTGGGGCGAGGCGGCGCCGCACAGCCTGCGCCTGGTCGATGACGAGCGGCGCCTGCCGCGCGACGATTCCTCCTGGCGATAG
- a CDS encoding antitoxin Xre/MbcA/ParS toxin-binding domain-containing protein produces the protein MDPRFIAEVMGPDGYITADRLVEQFRITKVELALVAGLSRDAVSKLARLKAGATQSRLRDMVEIINRVRPWAGSTAQAFAWYRAQPLPSFGDQTAEALVKEGRAEAVKRYLDRMAVGGYA, from the coding sequence ATGGATCCGCGGTTCATCGCCGAGGTGATGGGGCCGGATGGCTACATCACCGCCGACCGCCTGGTGGAGCAGTTCCGCATCACCAAGGTGGAGCTGGCGCTGGTCGCCGGCCTGTCGCGCGACGCCGTCTCCAAGCTGGCGCGGCTGAAGGCCGGCGCCACCCAGTCCCGGCTGCGCGACATGGTGGAGATCATCAACCGCGTCCGCCCCTGGGCCGGCTCCACCGCCCAGGCCTTCGCCTGGTACCGGGCGCAGCCCCTGCCCTCCTTCGGCGACCAGACCGCCGAGGCGCTGGTGAAGGAAGGCCGGGCCGAGGCGGTGAAGCGCTATCTCGACCGGATGGCGGTCGGCGGCTACGCCTGA